The following is a genomic window from Proteiniborus sp. DW1.
TATATAATGTAAAATCAAACAAAAAAACTAAAATTATCTATTAAGGAGGATGTTTTATGAAAAGTAAAAAAATGCTAAGTATTTTCCTATGTGCGATTATGTTAAGCATAACACTTGTTGGATGCGGTAGTGGAACAAGTGACAAAACATCAGCTAATAGTGACAATGTGACTTTAACTTTTGGATTGTGGGACAAGAATCAAGAACCGGTATTAAGACAAATAGCTGACACATTTGAAGCACAAAGCCCAAATATTAAAATTGACATTCAATTAACACCATATGGGCAATATTGGACAAAGTTAGAAGCAGCTGCTACTGGTGAGGTTCTCCCAGATATTTTCTGGATAAATGGACCAAACATAGTTAAGTATGCATCTAATGGCATATTGATGCCTATTGATGACAAGGTAAAAGAAGATAATATAGACTTAAGTCTATATCCTCAAGGATTGATTGATCTCTATACAGTAGATGGAAAACTATATGGGATACCAAAAGACTGGGATTTAACAGCACTTTGGTATAATAAAAAGATATTTGATGAAAAAGGTGTAGAATATCCAAATGAGAGTTGGACATTTGATGATATGGTAGAAGCTGCAAGAAAACTAACTGATAAAGAAAAAGGAATATACGGTATCGCTGCAAGACCTGATACACAGGAAGGACTGTACAATACTATACCACAAGCAGGTGGATTTATAATTTCAGATGATAGGACAAAATCAGGATATGATTCTCCTGAAGCAGTAGCGGGAACACAAATCTGGGTAGACCTTATTAAAGAAGGTGTATCACCTACTCTAGAAGAAATGGCAGATACATATGAAATTGACATGTTTTGTGCTGAAAGATTAGCTATGGTTTATGCAGCTTCATGGAATGTACCTACATTTATGAGTAATGAAACAATAAAAGACCACGTTGATTTAACAGTTATGCCTTTGATTAAAGAACGAGCTGCAATAATACACGGATTAACTAATGCCATCTCTGCCAATACAAAACATCCTAAAGAAGCTTGGGAATTTGTAAAGTATCTTGCTGGTAAAGAAGCAAATGAAATATGGGCTAAGTCAGGAGTTGTTATACCAGCACGTACGGATGTTTTAGATACATGGAAAGAAGCTTATCCTAACCTAAATCTACAAGCTTATATTGATGAATTAGATTATTCAATAATGTATCCGGTATCAAAGAATACACCAAAATGGAATGATGTTGAGATTAAATATATTAAGCAAATATTGTTTTTTTTGCCAGCTATAACTATGCCAGCTGCAATTGCTACTATGTGGAAATGGCTCTATAACGGACAATACGGTCTAATTAATCAGCTTTTAAACAAACTTGGTCTAGAAGGACATGCTTGGATAGCAGATCCCAAATATGCAATGGCAGCATTGATAATAGTTGGTATATGGAGTTCTCTTGGTATGAAAATTATCTACTTTTTAGCGGGTCTTCAAGGTATTTCAAAGTCCTATTATGAAGCTTCTACTATTGATGGTGCTGGCCCTATTAGGCAGTTTTTTACAATAACTTTACCACTATTATCACCAACAATATTTTTTGTTTCAATTACTTCACTAATTAGTGCTTTTCAAATGTTTGATATTATATTCATGATGATTAGTAAGACAGGGCTTGCAATAAATAGTACTATGTCCATTGTATATCTATTTTATAAGAATGCATTTGAATACCTAGATAAAGGCTATGCATCAGCCATATCCATATTGTTATTTGTAATAATACTCATTATTACAATAATTCAACTTAAATTACAGAAGAAGTTTACTGATTATTAATGGACAGGTTAGGAGAGTTGAAAATGAATGAATTAGGTTTAAAAAAAGACAAAAAAATACTAATCCATTTAGTTTTAATAATAGGAGTAATTACAACTGTGATTCCATTTATTTGGATGATACTCACATCACTTAAAACATTAGGAGAATCAACACAGATTCCTCCTGAAATTTTTCCATCTGTACCTCAGTGGGGTAATTACAAAGAAGCAATAGATACGTTACCCTATGCTAAATTCTATTATAACACTATAGTATATACTCTAGTCACTACTATAGGACAACTAGTATTTTGCTCTATGGCAGGATATGCCTTTGCCAGAATAGATTTTCCAGGGAAAAACTTTATATTTGTTCTTATTCTATCTGTACTTATGGTACCAGGTCAAATATTTATTATTCCTCAATTTATGATAATTAAAAAACTTGGATTACTAAATACAATATCTGCCCTGATACTTCCTAGTTTATTTAGTGCTTTTGGTACTTATTTAATGAGGCAGTTTTTCATAAGTATTCCAAAAGAACTAGAAGAAGCAGCAGTATTAGATGGATATAATCGTTTTCAAATATTGTGGAAGGTAATGATTCCCCTAGTTAAACCTGCTTTAACTGCATTGGCAATAAGCACAATTTTATACTGTTGGAATTCATTAATGTGGCCTTTAATTGTAAACACATCTATAGATAAGATGACCCTATCAGCAGGTCTTGCTTCATTACAGGGGCAGCACTCTACAAATTATCCTGTAATGATGGCTGGAACAGTACTAGCTATATGGCCAATGATAGTTGTATTCTTAATATTCCAAAAACAGTTCGTAGAAGGAATGGCCTTTACTGGAACAAAGGGTTAATATATTTTTATTGATTTAGGAGGATGAAAAATGTCAAAAATAAAAGTTGGATTAATCGGAGCTGGACAGCGTGGTAAAGATGTATATGGTAACTATGCACTTATTCACCCTGAACATATAGAATTTGTAGCAGTAGCAGAACCAAATGAAATAAAGAGAAAAGAGTTTTCAGAAAAACATAATATAAAACCAGAATATCAATTTGAATCATGGGAAGAATTTTTTGAAAAAGAAAAGTTCTGTGATGCAGTAATCATAGCTACTCCAGATAGAGTTCACTTCGAACCTGCCAAGCTTGCATTAGAAAAAAATTATCACATTCTTTTAGAAAAACCTATGTCAAATGATCCAAAAGAGGTAATGGAACTAGGAAAGCTAGCAGAAAAGAATGATAAAGTCTTTATGATATGCCATGTACTTAGATATACGCCTTTCTTTAGTACTATTAAGTCTATAATTGATAGTGGAGAAATTGGAGATATAATGTCTATACAACATAATGAAAACATAGGATACTTCCACTTTGGTCATAGTTTTGTAAGAGGGAATTGGAGAAATTCAGATTTATCAAGTCCCCTAATGCTACAAAAATCCTGTCATGATATGGATATACTATTATGGTTAGTAGGTGCTGACTGCACCAAAATTGCTTCATTTGGCGAACTAAGCTATTTCAAAAAAGAAAGTAAGCCTGAAAATGCTGGAGATAGGTGTGTAAACTGTCAAATAGAAAACCAATGTCCTTACTCAGCAGTTCAATTATATTATAACAATGTTGGGAGATGGCCAACTACTGCAATATGTGAGATACAAACTATTGAAGAAGTGAAAAAAGCAGTAGCAGAAGGACCTTACGGTAGATGTGTCTATGAATGTGATAATAATGTAGTAGACCATCAAAGCACTATTTTAGAATTTGCTAACAATGTAACAGCTACTTTTAACTTATCTGCATTTACAAATAAGGTTATGGGAAAACTTCTTGGACATGCTGTAAAGCCTACCTGCCATTACAAACAAACATCTTTAGACAAATTTGAACAAGTAATAAGTGAAGGAATAGAAGAAGTCTGTAGGCAGTCAAGGATATCAATATCTGAAATAGACTTTTCTGTTATAGGAATTCCAGGATATGGAGAGATAGAAAAGGATGTTCATATTATCGATGAGACGGTTAAAAGGATTTTAGGAAAGAACACATTTAGATGTGTAAATGATGCTGTAGTAGCCTGGGCTGGGTCTCTAGGATGTAAAGCTGGAATAAATATTGTGGCTGGTACAGGTGCTATAGGATATGGGATTGATCCTAAGGGAAATATGGCTAGGTCAAGTGGATGGGGTCCCTTCTGTGGTGATGAGGGTTCTGCATACTGGTTAGGAAAAAAAGTAATAGAGACATTTTCTAAACAATCCGATGGAAGGTTAAAGAAAACACCCTTATATGACATTGTCTCATCAGAATTCAATATAAAAAGTGATTTTGACCTATTAGATATTGTTGTCAATAAAATGGAAATGAAAAGAGATAAGGTTGCACAGCTTGCCAAGTTATTATATAGGGCAGCCAAAGTTAATGATGAATTTGCATTAGAGGCTTATATACAAGCAGCTTATGAACATTATTCGACTATACACTCCTTAATTGAAAAGCTAGATTTTAAAAATGAAGAAAGGATACTAGTGTCCTACTCTGGAGGAGTGTTCAATGCGGGAAAATATATATTAGATTCATTAAAAATTTTACTGAAAAAAGAAAGCAAACCCATTGAGTTAATCACTCCTATATTGAAGCCAGTGTTTGGAGCTGCATTATATGCCTTAACTATAAAATTAGGAAAACAAAATGCTGATATCATTGAAAATCTCATAACAGAACAAGCAAAATAAGGAATCAACTAATCATTGAATGAGTTAAAATAAACTCATATATGAAGGGAGAATCTTGATGGCTGGTTTAGTATTTAAGAATATATATAAGATATATCAAGGTGACGTTATTGCTGTAAAGGATTTTAATTTAGAAATTAAGGATAAGGAATTTATAGTTCTAGTAGGCCCCTCTGGCTGTGGGAAATCAACTACACTAAGGATGGTAGCAGGTTTAGAGGATATTTCAAAAGGTGAGCTATATATAGATGATGAGCTAGTAAATGATGTACATCCTAAGGATAGGGATATAGCTATGGTTTTTCAGAACTATGCCCTTTACCCTCATATGACTGTATATGACAATATGGCTTTTGGACTTAAAGTTAGAAAGTACAAAAAGGAAGAAATAGATGTAAAGGTTAAGGAAGCAGCAAAAATATTAGGACTAGAAGAATTTCTTCATAGAAAACCAAAAGCTCTTTCTGGAGGTCAAAAACAAAGAGTTGCTCTAGGTAGAGCTATAGTAAGAAATCCAAAGGTATTCCTAATGGATGAGCCATTATCAAATCTAGATGCCAAGCTAAGAGTGCAGACTAGAGCAGAAATAACTAAACTACATAAGAAGCTACAAACTACCTTTATTTATGTTACCCATGACCAGACTGAAGCCATGACTATGGGCGATAGAATTGTAATTATGAAGGACGGTGTAGTTCAGCAGGTAGATACGCCACAAAATGTCTACTCAAAACCTGCAAATGTCTTTGTAGCTGGATTTATAGGAAGCCCAAAGATGAACTTTTTAGATGCTTTAGTCATTAAGGGAGGAGAAGAAGTTTTACTAAAGCTATCAAATGGGACAATTAAATTATCAAAGGAGAAAGCTGATAGGTTGCTAGAGGGCGGATATTTAGGTAAAGAAATCTTGTTGGGAATTAGACCAGAACATATGTATTATAAGGAAAATATAACTGATATTCACCTAGATGGTGTAGTAGACTTTTTAGAAATGCTTGGTTCAGAAAAATATTTATACCTTGCTACAGAAGGTGAGCCTATAATAGCTAGAATAAATTCAGACCACCATGTGGAAAAAGGGGACAAGGTGAGACTATATCTAAGTGATGAAAAATTGTACCTATTTGATAAAGATAGTGAATTAGCTATATAATGTTTCAAAGGAGAAATAAATGATTAATATAAAAGATTTAGGCAAAATTGCTGTTCTAGTGGATTTTGACGGAACTATTACAAGACAGGATACTAACGATTTATTAATTGAGAGATATGGCAATGAAAAAACCAGAAGCATAGAAAAAAAGTACGAAAATAGAAAACTGAACTCTCTAGACTTTTTTAAAAAGATTTTCTTTGAAATAAACATGACTGAAAAAGAATATCTTGATTTCATACTAAATAACTTCGAAATAACAGAAGGATTTATAGAGTTTTACAATAGCTTAAGGTCTAATAATATACCTATTTCAATAATAAGTGGAGGAATAGAAAATGGAATACTTCCATTTCTAAGAAATCATGGAATCAATGAAATAGAAGTATATGCAAACCGAATTGTGTTTAGTGAAAATCAAATGAACGTCGAATTTTATGACGGAGATAACCCATATATAGATTGTTCTAAATCTGATCCTTGCGGGAATTGTAAGGCTAGACATTATAGAAGATACAAAGAAATGTACGATACAGTAGTATTTATAGGAGATGGGACTACAGATAGGTGTGTAGCTGAGGTAGCAGATATTGTATTTGCCAAAAACTCTCTACTAGAGTATTGTAAAGTAAATAATATAGAGCATATACCATGGACGGATTTTAATGATATTAGTAATTTAATATTAGTGAGGTAGATAAAATGGATATTGTTTCAACAAAAGAAATGCTATCAGATGCAAAAAAAAGAAGATATGCTGTTCCTGCCTTTAATATTCATAATTTAGAGACTATGCAGGGAGTATTGGAAGTAGCCAATGAATTAAAATCACCAGTCATAATAGCTACTACACCAGGAACTGTTAGCTATGCTGGGGCGGATTATCT
Proteins encoded in this region:
- a CDS encoding MtnX-like HAD-IB family phosphatase, which translates into the protein MINIKDLGKIAVLVDFDGTITRQDTNDLLIERYGNEKTRSIEKKYENRKLNSLDFFKKIFFEINMTEKEYLDFILNNFEITEGFIEFYNSLRSNNIPISIISGGIENGILPFLRNHGINEIEVYANRIVFSENQMNVEFYDGDNPYIDCSKSDPCGNCKARHYRRYKEMYDTVVFIGDGTTDRCVAEVADIVFAKNSLLEYCKVNNIEHIPWTDFNDISNLILVR
- a CDS encoding extracellular solute-binding protein; translated protein: MKSKKMLSIFLCAIMLSITLVGCGSGTSDKTSANSDNVTLTFGLWDKNQEPVLRQIADTFEAQSPNIKIDIQLTPYGQYWTKLEAAATGEVLPDIFWINGPNIVKYASNGILMPIDDKVKEDNIDLSLYPQGLIDLYTVDGKLYGIPKDWDLTALWYNKKIFDEKGVEYPNESWTFDDMVEAARKLTDKEKGIYGIAARPDTQEGLYNTIPQAGGFIISDDRTKSGYDSPEAVAGTQIWVDLIKEGVSPTLEEMADTYEIDMFCAERLAMVYAASWNVPTFMSNETIKDHVDLTVMPLIKERAAIIHGLTNAISANTKHPKEAWEFVKYLAGKEANEIWAKSGVVIPARTDVLDTWKEAYPNLNLQAYIDELDYSIMYPVSKNTPKWNDVEIKYIKQILFFLPAITMPAAIATMWKWLYNGQYGLINQLLNKLGLEGHAWIADPKYAMAALIIVGIWSSLGMKIIYFLAGLQGISKSYYEASTIDGAGPIRQFFTITLPLLSPTIFFVSITSLISAFQMFDIIFMMISKTGLAINSTMSIVYLFYKNAFEYLDKGYASAISILLFVIILIITIIQLKLQKKFTDY
- a CDS encoding carbohydrate ABC transporter permease, which codes for MNELGLKKDKKILIHLVLIIGVITTVIPFIWMILTSLKTLGESTQIPPEIFPSVPQWGNYKEAIDTLPYAKFYYNTIVYTLVTTIGQLVFCSMAGYAFARIDFPGKNFIFVLILSVLMVPGQIFIIPQFMIIKKLGLLNTISALILPSLFSAFGTYLMRQFFISIPKELEEAAVLDGYNRFQILWKVMIPLVKPALTALAISTILYCWNSLMWPLIVNTSIDKMTLSAGLASLQGQHSTNYPVMMAGTVLAIWPMIVVFLIFQKQFVEGMAFTGTKG
- a CDS encoding BadF/BadG/BcrA/BcrD ATPase family protein produces the protein MSKIKVGLIGAGQRGKDVYGNYALIHPEHIEFVAVAEPNEIKRKEFSEKHNIKPEYQFESWEEFFEKEKFCDAVIIATPDRVHFEPAKLALEKNYHILLEKPMSNDPKEVMELGKLAEKNDKVFMICHVLRYTPFFSTIKSIIDSGEIGDIMSIQHNENIGYFHFGHSFVRGNWRNSDLSSPLMLQKSCHDMDILLWLVGADCTKIASFGELSYFKKESKPENAGDRCVNCQIENQCPYSAVQLYYNNVGRWPTTAICEIQTIEEVKKAVAEGPYGRCVYECDNNVVDHQSTILEFANNVTATFNLSAFTNKVMGKLLGHAVKPTCHYKQTSLDKFEQVISEGIEEVCRQSRISISEIDFSVIGIPGYGEIEKDVHIIDETVKRILGKNTFRCVNDAVVAWAGSLGCKAGINIVAGTGAIGYGIDPKGNMARSSGWGPFCGDEGSAYWLGKKVIETFSKQSDGRLKKTPLYDIVSSEFNIKSDFDLLDIVVNKMEMKRDKVAQLAKLLYRAAKVNDEFALEAYIQAAYEHYSTIHSLIEKLDFKNEERILVSYSGGVFNAGKYILDSLKILLKKESKPIELITPILKPVFGAALYALTIKLGKQNADIIENLITEQAK
- the ugpC gene encoding sn-glycerol-3-phosphate ABC transporter ATP-binding protein UgpC, which translates into the protein MAGLVFKNIYKIYQGDVIAVKDFNLEIKDKEFIVLVGPSGCGKSTTLRMVAGLEDISKGELYIDDELVNDVHPKDRDIAMVFQNYALYPHMTVYDNMAFGLKVRKYKKEEIDVKVKEAAKILGLEEFLHRKPKALSGGQKQRVALGRAIVRNPKVFLMDEPLSNLDAKLRVQTRAEITKLHKKLQTTFIYVTHDQTEAMTMGDRIVIMKDGVVQQVDTPQNVYSKPANVFVAGFIGSPKMNFLDALVIKGGEEVLLKLSNGTIKLSKEKADRLLEGGYLGKEILLGIRPEHMYYKENITDIHLDGVVDFLEMLGSEKYLYLATEGEPIIARINSDHHVEKGDKVRLYLSDEKLYLFDKDSELAI